In Shouchella patagoniensis, the following are encoded in one genomic region:
- the rpsC gene encoding 30S ribosomal protein S3, whose translation MGQKVNPVGLRVGVIRDWDSKWFASKKDYADLLHEDIAIRKHVEGRLKDASVSKVEIERAANRVNITISTAKPGMVIGKGGSEVEALRKSLNDLTGKRVHINISEIKLADMDAKLVAENIARQLENRISFRRAMKQAIQRTMRSGAKGIKTQVSGRLGGADIARAEHYSEGTVPLHTLRADIDYGTAEADTTYGKIGVKIWIYRGEVLPTKGTNKEEGGN comes from the coding sequence ATGGGTCAAAAAGTAAATCCGGTCGGACTACGTGTCGGCGTCATTCGTGATTGGGATTCTAAGTGGTTTGCTAGTAAAAAAGACTATGCAGATTTACTACATGAAGACATCGCGATCCGTAAGCATGTTGAAGGTCGTTTGAAAGACGCATCTGTGTCTAAAGTAGAAATCGAACGCGCTGCAAACCGTGTGAATATCACAATTTCTACTGCCAAGCCAGGAATGGTGATCGGAAAAGGCGGTTCAGAAGTTGAAGCACTACGTAAGTCTCTTAATGATCTTACTGGCAAACGCGTACACATTAATATCTCAGAAATCAAGCTAGCTGATATGGATGCTAAACTTGTTGCTGAAAATATTGCTCGTCAATTAGAAAATCGTATTTCATTCCGTCGTGCGATGAAGCAAGCGATTCAACGTACTATGCGTTCTGGCGCAAAAGGAATTAAAACACAAGTATCTGGACGCCTTGGTGGCGCGGATATTGCTCGTGCAGAGCACTATAGCGAAGGAACTGTTCCACTTCACACACTTCGTGCTGATATCGATTATGGTACAGCAGAAGCTGATACAACATACGGTAAAATTGGTGTTAAAATTTGGAT
- the rplV gene encoding 50S ribosomal protein L22, translating into MEQAKAVAKQVRIAPRKVRLVIDLIRGKQVGEAIAILKHTPKSASPVVEKLLNSAIANAEHNYEMEPNNLVISEAFVDEGVTLKRFRPRAQGRASRINKRTSHITLVVTEKKEG; encoded by the coding sequence ATGGAACAAGCTAAAGCTGTAGCGAAACAAGTTCGCATTGCGCCTCGTAAAGTCCGTCTTGTGATCGATCTAATTCGTGGCAAACAAGTCGGTGAAGCCATCGCTATCTTAAAGCATACACCTAAATCAGCTTCTCCAGTAGTTGAAAAGCTTCTAAATTCAGCAATTGCGAATGCAGAACACAACTACGAAATGGAGCCAAATAATCTCGTTATTTCAGAAGCTTTCGTTGACGAAGGCGTTACGCTTAAACGTTTCCGTCCGCGTGCACAAGGTCGTGCTAGCCGGATTAACAAACGTACGAGCCATATTACATTGGTTGTAACAGAAAAGAAGGAGGGATAA
- the rplD gene encoding 50S ribosomal protein L4, which translates to MPKVTVFNQTGSQVGDIELADAVFGIEPNKSVLHDAVVMQQASLRQGTHKTKGRSEVRGGGRKPWRQKGTGRARQGSIRSPQWVGGGVVFGPTPRSYSFKLPKKVRRLAIKSALSSKVQGSELVVLDSLQFEAIKTKTMKDVLASLSVDSKALVVTADYNENVALSARNLPGVTFLTADSVNVLDLLKHDKLVITKDAVEKVEEVLA; encoded by the coding sequence ATGCCGAAAGTAACAGTTTTTAATCAAACAGGTTCACAAGTAGGAGATATTGAACTTGCTGATGCAGTCTTTGGAATTGAGCCAAACAAAAGCGTCCTTCACGATGCAGTCGTGATGCAGCAAGCATCTCTTCGTCAAGGTACACACAAAACTAAAGGTCGTTCTGAAGTTCGTGGCGGTGGAAGAAAGCCATGGCGTCAAAAAGGAACTGGACGTGCTCGTCAAGGTTCTATCCGTTCCCCACAATGGGTTGGCGGTGGCGTTGTATTTGGACCAACACCACGCAGTTACAGCTTCAAGCTTCCGAAAAAAGTTCGCCGTCTAGCGATTAAGTCTGCTTTGTCTTCTAAAGTACAAGGTTCAGAATTAGTTGTTCTTGATAGCTTACAATTCGAAGCAATCAAAACAAAAACAATGAAGGACGTACTTGCAAGTCTTTCTGTAGACTCTAAGGCTCTTGTTGTGACAGCAGATTACAACGAAAATGTCGCATTGTCTGCACGCAACTTGCCAGGAGTTACGTTCCTTACAGCCGACAGCGTAAACGTTTTAGACTTGCTTAAGCATGATAAGCTTGTCATCACAAAAGACGCAGTCGAAAAGGTAGAGGAGGTGCTTGCGTAA
- the rplC gene encoding 50S ribosomal protein L3, with product MTKGILGRKIGMTQVFAENGEVIPVTVIEAEPNVVLQKKSVESDGYEAMQIGFADAKKPNKPETGHAAKAETAPKRFIKEIRDVNLDEVEVGQAINVTTFAAGDIVDVTGISKGKGFQGAIKRHNQSRGPMSHGSRYHRRPGSMGPVAPNRVFKGKLLPGRMGGEQITMQNLEIVRVDEERNLLLVKGNVPGAKKSYVTVQSAVKA from the coding sequence ATGACCAAAGGAATCTTAGGTAGAAAAATAGGTATGACTCAAGTTTTCGCTGAAAACGGTGAAGTCATCCCAGTAACGGTTATTGAGGCAGAACCAAACGTTGTACTTCAAAAGAAATCAGTTGAATCTGATGGCTATGAAGCAATGCAAATCGGTTTTGCAGATGCAAAAAAACCAAACAAACCAGAAACAGGCCACGCTGCTAAAGCAGAAACGGCTCCTAAGCGCTTCATTAAGGAAATCCGTGACGTTAATCTTGACGAGGTAGAAGTAGGTCAAGCGATTAACGTAACAACATTTGCAGCAGGAGATATCGTTGATGTGACAGGGATTTCTAAAGGGAAAGGTTTCCAAGGTGCAATTAAGCGCCACAACCAATCTCGTGGACCAATGTCCCACGGTTCTCGTTACCACCGTCGCCCAGGTTCAATGGGACCTGTAGCGCCAAACCGCGTATTTAAAGGAAAACTTCTTCCTGGACGCATGGGTGGAGAGCAAATCACGATGCAAAACCTTGAAATCGTTCGTGTTGACGAAGAACGCAACTTGCTTCTCGTTAAAGGAAATGTTCCAGGTGCTAAGAAAAGCTATGTAACTGTACAATCTGCAGTTAAAGCGTAA
- the rpsS gene encoding 30S ribosomal protein S19, whose amino-acid sequence MGRSLKKGPFVDGHLMKKVEALNETNDKKVVKTWSRRSTIFPDFIGHTFAVYDGRKHVPVYVSEDMVGHKLGEFAPTRTYKGHAADKKTRR is encoded by the coding sequence ATGGGCCGCAGTTTGAAAAAAGGACCTTTCGTCGATGGTCATTTGATGAAGAAAGTTGAAGCGTTGAACGAAACAAACGACAAGAAAGTTGTTAAGACTTGGTCTCGTCGTTCTACAATCTTCCCTGACTTTATTGGCCACACGTTTGCAGTATATGATGGCCGCAAGCATGTACCAGTTTATGTTTCTGAAGATATGGTTGGACACAAGCTTGGCGAATTTGCTCCTACTCGTACGTACAAAGGGCATGCCGCTGATAAGAAAACAAGACGTTAA
- the rplB gene encoding 50S ribosomal protein L2, protein MAIKKYKPTSAGRRNMSGSDFAELTTDKPEKSLLAPLHNKGGRNNQGRLTVRHQGGGHKRQYRIIDFKRNKDGIPGRVATIEYDPNRSANIALINYADGEKRYILAPKGLTVGTVIESGAEADIKAGNALPLINIPVGTVIHNIELRPGKGGQLVRSAGTEAQLLGKEGQYVLVRLNSGETRYILSTCRATIGQVGNVEHELISIGKAGRSRWKGIRPTVRGSVMNPNDHPHGGGEGKAPIGRPSPMSPWGKPTLGFKTRKKNKQSDKYIVRRRKK, encoded by the coding sequence ATGGCTATTAAAAAGTATAAACCGACCAGTGCCGGTCGTCGTAATATGAGCGGATCTGACTTCGCTGAGTTGACTACAGATAAACCGGAAAAGTCGTTACTAGCGCCGTTACACAATAAAGGCGGACGTAACAACCAAGGTCGTCTAACTGTTCGTCATCAAGGTGGCGGTCACAAGCGTCAATACCGTATCATTGACTTTAAGCGTAATAAAGATGGAATTCCAGGTCGCGTTGCTACGATCGAATATGATCCAAACCGGTCTGCGAATATCGCATTAATCAACTATGCTGATGGTGAAAAACGTTACATTCTTGCTCCAAAAGGACTTACAGTAGGTACTGTAATCGAGTCTGGTGCAGAAGCAGATATTAAAGCAGGTAACGCTCTTCCACTTATCAACATTCCAGTTGGTACAGTAATCCACAATATTGAACTTCGTCCTGGTAAAGGCGGACAGCTAGTTCGTTCTGCTGGAACAGAAGCACAACTTCTTGGTAAAGAAGGTCAATATGTTCTTGTTCGTTTAAATTCTGGTGAAACTCGTTACATCCTATCTACTTGCCGCGCTACAATTGGTCAAGTTGGAAATGTTGAACATGAGTTAATCAGCATTGGTAAAGCAGGTCGTTCACGCTGGAAAGGCATTCGCCCAACAGTACGTGGTTCTGTAATGAACCCGAATGATCACCCACACGGTGGTGGTGAAGGTAAAGCGCCAATTGGCCGTCCGTCACCTATGTCTCCATGGGGTAAACCAACACTTGGTTTCAAAACACGTAAGAAGAACAAGCAATCCGACAAGTACATTGTACGTCGTCGTAAAAAATAA
- the rpsJ gene encoding 30S ribosomal protein S10, with product MAKQKIRIRLKAYDHRVLDQSAEKIVETAKRSGASVSGPIPLPTEKSVYTVLRAVHKYKDSREQFEMRTHKRLIDIVNPTPQTVDALMRLDLPSGVDIEIKL from the coding sequence ATGGCAAAGCAAAAGATTCGTATTCGTTTAAAAGCGTATGATCACCGCGTGCTAGATCAGTCGGCTGAGAAGATTGTAGAAACGGCAAAACGTTCAGGTGCGAGCGTATCAGGACCGATTCCGCTTCCAACTGAGAAGTCTGTATACACAGTACTTCGTGCGGTTCACAAGTATAAAGATTCTCGTGAACAGTTCGAAATGCGTACGCATAAACGTCTTATCGATATTGTAAATCCAACACCACAAACTGTGGATGCGCTTATGCGTTTGGATCTACCGTCTGGCGTTGACATTGAAATTAAACTGTAA
- the rplW gene encoding 50S ribosomal protein L23: MSNARDIIKRPVITEKSADLMELKKYTFDVDVRANKTQIKDAIEEIFEVKVDSVNTVNYKGKSKRFGRYTGFTPKRKKAIVQLSADSKELDFFEA; this comes from the coding sequence ATGTCAAACGCACGTGATATCATTAAGCGCCCTGTCATCACTGAGAAGTCTGCTGACTTGATGGAACTAAAAAAGTATACATTTGACGTTGACGTTCGCGCGAACAAAACTCAAATCAAAGATGCTATTGAAGAGATTTTCGAAGTGAAAGTCGATAGCGTTAATACTGTAAATTATAAAGGTAAATCCAAGCGTTTTGGACGCTATACTGGATTTACTCCGAAGCGCAAAAAAGCGATTGTCCAGCTCTCTGCGGATAGCAAAGAACTAGACTTCTTTGAAGCGTAA